A genomic stretch from Anaerolinea thermophila UNI-1 includes:
- a CDS encoding SDR family NAD(P)-dependent oxidoreductase, whose product MELAGKTALITGGAVRVGKAITLALARAGANVVINYHSSQEEVVKTAREAEALGVRALPIRADVADRAQVETMVREAERQLGGVDVLVNSASPFLKTPFPVQDEQEWERWKKVLDVLIYGSLFCANAVAPGMKQRGVGVIVNILDLVLYEPWRDFTAHAMGKTALLALTRQLALELAPGVRVNAVAPGAVLAPEYLSEERRAAIAQRNLLGRWGRAEDVAEAVVFLARSDFITGEVLVVDGGERWNRLAADSAD is encoded by the coding sequence ATGGAACTGGCAGGAAAAACGGCATTGATTACCGGCGGCGCGGTGCGGGTGGGCAAAGCCATCACCCTGGCGCTGGCGCGGGCAGGCGCGAATGTGGTCATCAACTACCACTCTTCCCAGGAAGAGGTGGTGAAAACGGCGCGCGAGGCGGAAGCCCTGGGAGTGCGCGCCCTGCCCATCCGCGCGGATGTAGCAGACCGCGCACAGGTGGAAACCATGGTGCGCGAGGCAGAACGTCAACTGGGCGGGGTGGATGTGCTGGTCAACAGCGCTTCGCCCTTCCTCAAGACGCCCTTCCCGGTACAGGACGAGCAGGAATGGGAGCGGTGGAAAAAGGTGCTGGATGTGCTGATTTACGGCTCGCTGTTCTGTGCCAACGCTGTGGCGCCGGGCATGAAACAGCGCGGCGTCGGGGTGATTGTCAATATTCTCGACCTGGTGCTCTACGAACCCTGGCGGGATTTCACCGCCCACGCCATGGGCAAGACCGCTCTGCTGGCGCTCACCCGCCAACTGGCACTGGAACTGGCGCCCGGGGTGCGCGTCAACGCGGTAGCGCCGGGGGCGGTGCTGGCACCGGAGTACCTGAGCGAGGAACGCCGCGCCGCCATTGCTCAGCGCAACCTGCTGGGACGCTGGGGCAGAGCCGAGGACGTGGCAGAGGCGGTAGTGTTCCTGGCGCGCTCGGATTTCATCACCGGCGAGGTGCTGGTAGTAGACGGCGGCGAACGCTGGAATCGGCTGGCGGCAGACAGCGCCGATTAA